One window from the genome of Candidatus Leptovillus gracilis encodes:
- a CDS encoding LysM peptidoglycan-binding domain-containing protein has translation MTNEANDQTTETAAADNPDAPNQPTAQAQPAREGRGELVKFGLLILVLIGVVVGVAWSRPLIFGHIIPAVMGENQPLSAEVGVGGAAEAADGLETAVPSDAAAGDVFLPTLTTNPESESASAEPAAEAPAEGPAEAPAEAPAPTAVPEPRTHIVQPGENLTKIAQQYNVSAAALLAANGLSNPNYIQAGQVLIIPNPAP, from the coding sequence ATGACGAATGAAGCGAATGATCAGACGACGGAAACGGCCGCTGCCGATAACCCTGATGCCCCCAACCAGCCCACCGCTCAAGCGCAACCGGCGCGTGAAGGGCGCGGCGAACTGGTTAAGTTTGGCTTGTTGATTCTGGTATTGATTGGTGTGGTTGTGGGTGTGGCTTGGTCACGGCCGTTAATTTTCGGCCATATCATCCCGGCCGTCATGGGAGAGAACCAGCCTTTGTCCGCGGAAGTGGGCGTGGGCGGCGCGGCCGAGGCGGCTGATGGGCTGGAAACGGCCGTGCCGTCCGATGCCGCCGCCGGTGATGTGTTCTTGCCTACCCTGACAACCAACCCGGAGAGCGAATCGGCTTCGGCTGAACCTGCTGCCGAAGCGCCAGCCGAAGGGCCAGCCGAAGCGCCAGCCGAAGCGCCAGCGCCAACGGCCGTGCCCGAACCCCGCACGCACATCGTCCAACCCGGCGAAAACCTGACCAAAATAGCCCAACAGTATAACGTATCGGCCGCCGCGCTGCTGGCCGCCAACGGCCTATCCAACCCCAACTACATTCAGGCCGGGCAGGTTCTCATCATTCCCAACCCCGCTCCTTAA
- a CDS encoding amidohydrolase: MLTKAQTIADELIRLRRDIHQHPELSFQEFRTAALVADTLQEIGIAPQTGIGRTGVVAQIGSGDGPTIAIRADMDALPIIEHNAVPYASQNNGVMHACGHDAHTAILLGVAHLLQQSCRDEPWHGRVRLLFQPAEEAFGEEGISGATAMINDGALDGVDAVIALHVASDRPSGAFYFQDGYSLAAVDQFEAWIRGDGGHGAYPHNGSDPLFMLGPILNTLYAIPSRQIDPLRACVVSLGQVCGGTTTNVIPNSVHLLGTIRSHEETVRKQLWAGVERALKLSETLGGHYELTILPGYPAMYNDARVNGWLRQVTKELMGETAVINAEFGMGAEDFAYMTQKTPGAMFMLGAATPDGTKRHHHTDIFDIDEDVLAYGTAVLAETARRFVTKVLL; encoded by the coding sequence ATGTTAACCAAAGCCCAAACCATCGCCGATGAACTCATTCGCCTACGGCGCGACATCCATCAACACCCTGAGTTAAGTTTCCAGGAATTTCGCACCGCCGCTCTGGTGGCCGACACCCTTCAGGAAATCGGCATCGCGCCGCAAACCGGTATCGGGCGCACCGGCGTCGTCGCCCAGATTGGCAGCGGCGATGGCCCCACCATCGCCATCCGCGCCGACATGGACGCGCTGCCGATCATCGAACACAATGCCGTCCCTTACGCCTCGCAAAACAACGGCGTAATGCACGCCTGCGGCCACGACGCCCACACCGCCATTTTGCTGGGGGTGGCCCACCTGCTGCAACAAAGCTGCCGCGACGAACCGTGGCACGGCCGTGTGCGCCTGCTCTTCCAACCGGCCGAAGAAGCGTTTGGCGAGGAAGGCATTAGCGGCGCGACAGCCATGATCAACGATGGCGCGCTAGACGGCGTAGACGCCGTCATCGCCTTGCACGTCGCCTCAGACCGGCCGTCGGGCGCGTTTTATTTTCAGGATGGGTATAGTCTGGCGGCGGTGGACCAGTTTGAGGCGTGGATACGCGGTGATGGTGGGCATGGCGCTTACCCCCATAACGGCAGCGACCCGCTGTTTATGCTGGGTCCGATTTTGAATACCTTATACGCCATTCCTTCGCGCCAGATTGACCCCCTGCGCGCTTGCGTGGTCAGTTTGGGGCAGGTGTGTGGCGGCACAACCACCAATGTCATCCCCAATTCTGTTCATTTGCTGGGCACAATCCGTTCGCACGAGGAAACGGTGCGGAAGCAGCTATGGGCCGGCGTGGAACGGGCTTTGAAATTGAGCGAGACGTTGGGCGGGCATTACGAGTTGACCATCTTACCGGGTTACCCGGCCATGTACAACGATGCGCGGGTGAATGGTTGGCTGCGTCAGGTGACAAAAGAGTTGATGGGGGAAACGGCCGTTATCAACGCCGAGTTTGGCATGGGCGCCGAAGATTTTGCCTACATGACCCAAAAAACGCCCGGCGCTATGTTCATGTTGGGCGCGGCCACACCGGATGGCACAAAACGCCACCACCATACCGACATTTTTGACATAGATGAAGACGTTTTGGCTTATGGCACGGCCGTATTGGCCGAAACCGCCCGCCGTTTTGTTACCAAAGTTTTGTTGTAA
- the cyaB gene encoding class IV adenylate cyclase: MNHANQLEVEVKFLLADRAAFRARLLAAGAALTRARVFERNTRFDTPDQRLLQGEELLRLRQDTAVRLTYKGLAAADLLSEAKIREELEIEVSDFDTAALIFTRLGFAPVQVYEKYRETFTWHEVEIVLDELPYGDFVELEGTEAGIKTAVSTLNLPWDKRITNNYLGLMAALKTRHDLEFDDLTFANFQHVQAHIASLLPAV, from the coding sequence ATGAATCACGCCAACCAGCTAGAAGTGGAGGTGAAGTTTTTGTTGGCCGACCGGGCCGCTTTTCGCGCCCGGCTGCTGGCCGCCGGCGCTGCCCTTACCCGGGCACGCGTCTTTGAACGCAACACGCGCTTCGATACCCCCGACCAGCGGCTTTTGCAGGGCGAAGAATTATTGCGGCTAAGGCAGGATACGGCCGTGCGCCTGACCTACAAAGGCTTAGCCGCCGCCGACCTCCTCAGCGAAGCCAAAATCCGCGAAGAGCTGGAAATTGAGGTCAGCGATTTTGACACAGCGGCTTTAATCTTCACCCGGCTCGGTTTTGCCCCGGTGCAGGTCTATGAAAAGTACCGCGAAACCTTCACCTGGCATGAGGTGGAAATTGTGCTGGACGAACTGCCTTACGGCGATTTTGTCGAATTGGAAGGGACAGAGGCGGGGATAAAAACGGCCGTATCCACCCTCAACCTGCCCTGGGACAAACGCATCACCAACAATTACCTCGGCCTCATGGCCGCGCTCAAAACCCGCCATGACCTGGAGTTCGACGACCTGACCTTCGCCAATTTCCAACATGTCCAGGCCCATATCGCCAGCCTGCTGCCGGCCGTCTGA
- a CDS encoding acetyl-CoA carboxylase biotin carboxyl carrier protein subunit: MKYYTKVNEKEYIIEIGQDDEIVVNDKQYAIDFRRLAQGGTVSLLLNNRSLEAVVDERDDHWEVLTEGELYNVSVQDERAYRLAQARGTGLDMGHEAVVKAPMPGLIIRVLVAEGDTVERNEKVVILESMKMENELRAPREGLVTAVHVSAGSSVEKDQVLIVIGDLEA; encoded by the coding sequence ATGAAATATTACACAAAAGTCAACGAGAAAGAATACATTATTGAGATTGGGCAAGATGACGAAATCGTGGTGAATGACAAGCAGTATGCCATTGATTTTCGGCGGTTGGCGCAGGGGGGCACAGTCTCTTTGCTGCTAAATAACCGCTCGCTGGAAGCGGTGGTGGATGAACGGGACGACCATTGGGAAGTGCTGACCGAGGGGGAATTGTACAACGTATCTGTGCAGGATGAACGGGCGTATCGTCTGGCCCAGGCGCGAGGCACGGGATTGGACATGGGCCACGAGGCGGTGGTGAAAGCGCCGATGCCGGGACTGATTATTCGTGTGCTGGTGGCGGAAGGTGACACGGTAGAGCGCAACGAGAAGGTGGTGATTTTGGAGTCTATGAAGATGGAAAACGAGCTGCGCGCGCCGCGAGAAGGGCTGGTGACGGCCGTTCACGTTTCCGCCGGTTCTAGCGTAGAAAAAGACCAGGTCCTCATTGTTATTGGCGACCTTGAGGCATAA
- the accC gene encoding acetyl-CoA carboxylase biotin carboxylase subunit, protein MKRDDGLLTKKFDKLLIVNRGEIAVRVLRACHELGIKTVAVYSDADRNAPHVRFADEAYHIGPPPARESYLRVDKLLDVAKRSGAQAVHPGYGFLAERAEFAQACVDAGLVFVGPSARAIKIMGDKQEARETVKAAGVPIVPGTEPGLNDEDMQAAADKMGYPVLVKAVAGGGGKGMRPVHQAADLPDAIAAARREALAAFGDDVVYLEKMITDARHIEIQLLADAHGNTIFLGERECSLQRRHQKLIEEAPSFVVDEDLRQRMGAVAVAAAKAVNYVNAGTIEFLLDKDKNFYFLEMNTRLQVEHPVTELVTGIDIAQEQLRIARGRRLRFEQKDVQIRGWAIECRINAEDPYNNYLPSTGVISTMRLPTGPGVRVDTGVFRGYEITPYYDSMISKLICYGETRGEAVLRMRRALEEYNITGVKTNIPFHQHMMESHRFLTGNFNTKFVEDKFSMSDRAADQEMEAAVLATLVAHHQSMQASQKIVSVGGGEQIRSAWKWHNRWERLRR, encoded by the coding sequence ATGAAACGAGACGACGGATTACTCACGAAAAAATTCGATAAATTGTTAATTGTCAACCGCGGCGAGATTGCCGTGCGTGTTTTGCGCGCCTGCCACGAGCTGGGCATCAAAACCGTGGCCGTCTACTCCGACGCCGACCGCAACGCCCCCCACGTGCGTTTTGCCGATGAGGCGTACCACATCGGTCCGCCGCCGGCGCGCGAGAGTTACCTGCGGGTGGATAAGCTGCTGGATGTCGCCAAACGCTCTGGCGCGCAGGCGGTGCATCCTGGCTACGGCTTCCTGGCCGAGCGCGCCGAGTTTGCCCAGGCTTGTGTGGATGCGGGCCTGGTATTTGTCGGCCCGTCCGCCCGCGCCATCAAGATAATGGGCGACAAGCAAGAAGCCCGCGAAACGGTCAAGGCAGCTGGTGTGCCCATCGTGCCCGGCACAGAGCCGGGCCTGAACGATGAAGACATGCAGGCCGCGGCCGATAAAATGGGCTATCCGGTGCTGGTGAAGGCTGTCGCCGGTGGCGGTGGTAAGGGGATGCGCCCCGTGCATCAGGCGGCCGATTTGCCGGACGCCATTGCCGCGGCCCGCCGCGAAGCGTTGGCCGCCTTTGGCGATGACGTGGTCTACCTGGAAAAAATGATCACCGACGCGCGCCACATCGAAATCCAGTTGTTGGCCGACGCCCACGGCAATACCATTTTCCTGGGTGAGCGTGAATGCTCTTTGCAGCGGCGGCACCAAAAGCTCATCGAGGAAGCGCCGTCGTTTGTGGTGGATGAAGATTTGCGCCAACGCATGGGCGCGGTGGCCGTGGCGGCCGCCAAAGCAGTCAACTACGTCAACGCCGGGACGATTGAGTTTTTGCTAGACAAAGACAAGAATTTCTATTTCCTGGAGATGAACACCCGTTTGCAGGTGGAGCATCCGGTGACGGAACTGGTGACGGGCATTGACATTGCTCAGGAACAACTGCGCATCGCGCGCGGCCGTCGTTTGCGCTTCGAGCAAAAGGACGTTCAGATTCGCGGCTGGGCGATTGAATGCCGCATCAACGCCGAGGACCCATACAACAATTATCTGCCGTCCACCGGGGTTATTTCCACCATGCGCCTGCCTACCGGGCCGGGCGTGCGCGTGGACACTGGCGTTTTTCGTGGCTATGAGATTACGCCTTATTACGATTCGATGATTAGCAAGCTGATTTGTTACGGCGAGACGCGGGGCGAGGCGGTGCTGCGGATGCGGCGGGCGTTGGAGGAGTACAACATCACCGGCGTCAAAACCAACATCCCTTTCCATCAGCATATGATGGAGAGCCATCGTTTCCTGACGGGCAATTTCAACACCAAGTTTGTGGAAGATAAGTTTAGCATGTCGGACCGGGCGGCGGATCAGGAGATGGAAGCGGCCGTTTTAGCCACGCTGGTAGCCCATCATCAGAGTATGCAGGCCAGCCAAAAGATCGTCTCGGTTGGCGGTGGCGAGCAAATACGCAGCGCCTGGAAATGGCACAACCGGTGGGAGAGGCTACGGAGATAG
- a CDS encoding acyl-CoA carboxylase subunit beta, with protein MTDPKIEKLNELRAQSQLGGGEKRIAQHKAKGKLTARERIELLLDRGSFHEVDAFAIHRERNFSMDKQQYLGDSVVTGWGTIDGRLVYVFSQDFTVFGGSLSGVHAEKVCKIMDMAMKNGAPVIGINDSGGARIQEGVVSLGGYADIFLRNTLASGVVPQISAIMGPCAGGAVYSPALTDFIFMVKNTSHMFITGPDVVKTVTGEDVTFEELGGAMTHNSKSGVSHMACDSEADALYLIRELMSFLPSNNMEDAPFKANGDDPLRTEESLNTLVPDNPNKPYNIKDAIKLIVDNGDFYEIHEHYAQNIVVGFARLGGYSVGIVANQPMVLAGVLDIDSSEKAARFVRFCDAFNIPLIVFEDVPGFLPGVAQEYGGIIRHGAKLLYAFCEATVPKITVVTRKAYGGAYCVMNSKHIRADLNLAWPTAEIAVMGPDGAVNIIFRRELAEADDPVARKAELVQDYREHFANPYIAAQRGYIDDIILPSETRPRLINALHMLQNKRDNNPPKKHGNIPL; from the coding sequence ATGACAGACCCCAAAATCGAAAAACTCAACGAACTTCGCGCCCAATCCCAGCTTGGCGGCGGTGAAAAACGCATCGCCCAGCACAAAGCCAAAGGCAAACTAACCGCCCGCGAACGCATTGAACTCCTGCTAGATCGTGGATCATTCCACGAAGTAGACGCCTTCGCCATCCACCGTGAACGCAACTTCAGCATGGACAAGCAGCAGTACCTCGGCGACAGTGTCGTGACGGGTTGGGGGACCATAGACGGCCGTCTTGTCTACGTCTTCAGCCAGGATTTCACTGTCTTCGGCGGCAGCCTCAGCGGCGTCCATGCCGAAAAAGTATGCAAAATCATGGACATGGCTATGAAAAACGGCGCGCCGGTCATCGGCATCAACGACTCCGGTGGGGCGCGCATCCAGGAAGGCGTCGTTAGTCTCGGCGGCTACGCCGACATCTTCCTGCGCAACACCCTGGCCTCCGGCGTCGTGCCCCAGATCAGCGCCATCATGGGACCCTGCGCTGGCGGCGCTGTCTACTCCCCCGCCCTCACCGACTTCATCTTCATGGTCAAAAACACCAGCCACATGTTCATCACCGGCCCCGACGTGGTAAAAACCGTCACCGGCGAAGACGTAACCTTTGAAGAACTGGGCGGCGCCATGACCCACAACAGCAAGAGCGGCGTCTCCCACATGGCCTGCGACTCCGAAGCCGACGCTCTCTACCTCATCCGTGAACTCATGAGCTTCCTGCCTTCCAACAACATGGAAGACGCCCCCTTCAAAGCCAACGGCGACGACCCGCTGCGCACCGAAGAGAGCCTCAACACCCTGGTCCCCGACAACCCCAACAAACCCTACAACATCAAAGACGCCATCAAGCTCATCGTAGACAACGGCGACTTTTACGAAATCCACGAACACTATGCCCAAAACATCGTCGTCGGTTTCGCCCGACTGGGCGGCTACAGCGTGGGCATCGTCGCCAACCAACCGATGGTATTGGCTGGCGTGTTAGACATAGACAGCAGCGAAAAAGCGGCCCGCTTTGTCCGTTTTTGCGACGCCTTCAACATTCCGCTGATTGTCTTTGAAGACGTGCCCGGCTTCTTGCCCGGCGTGGCCCAGGAATATGGTGGCATCATCCGCCATGGGGCCAAGCTGCTCTATGCCTTTTGCGAAGCCACAGTGCCCAAAATCACCGTCGTCACCCGCAAAGCCTACGGCGGCGCCTACTGCGTCATGAACAGCAAACACATCCGCGCCGACCTCAACCTGGCCTGGCCCACGGCCGAAATCGCCGTGATGGGGCCAGACGGAGCGGTCAACATCATTTTCCGCCGCGAATTGGCCGAAGCCGACGACCCCGTCGCCCGCAAAGCGGAACTGGTGCAAGATTACCGTGAGCATTTCGCCAATCCCTATATCGCCGCCCAACGCGGCTACATAGACGACATCATCTTGCCCAGCGAAACCCGCCCGCGCCTGATCAACGCCCTCCACATGCTGCAAAACAAACGGGACAACAACCCGCCAAAGAAACACGGCAACATTCCATTGTAG
- a CDS encoding MFS transporter, translating into MVCQTKGSHPMNHKREITGWAMYDWANSAFSTTVVTAFLGPYLAALIASRPGGTLPLRAYLIEPEAFYPLCVTVSVILQVLFLPLLGALADLTNLKKRLLILFATIGATATILLGLVSSGDGVVAGGLLFILANFSFGAAVVFYNAYLPDIAPPEAQDRISSLGFAYGYVGGGLLLALNLALFQLLADTAVAVRLSLASAGVWWLGFTWLYPKRRLVERQTAVALPPGANFLTHSIRQFAQTLRDMFCHHPRTLQFLIAYLIYNDGIMTVNTVAAIFAASELGMGPEQLVGIILMIQFMAALGALFFNKVAGRIGAKWTVIITLFGWTGVLLYAYGWLTTPEQVWGWAAAEALVLGSSQALSRSLFAKMAPTGQESAYFGLYEISERGTSWVGPLIFFLAVQLTGSARAALLPLTAFFVIGAIILFFTDVRQAILDAGNEAPIRV; encoded by the coding sequence ATGGTTTGCCAAACCAAAGGGAGCCACCCCATGAACCATAAACGAGAAATTACCGGCTGGGCCATGTATGATTGGGCCAATTCCGCTTTTTCGACGACGGTGGTGACGGCCTTTTTAGGGCCTTATCTGGCAGCGCTCATTGCTTCCAGACCGGGCGGTACGCTGCCTCTGCGCGCCTATCTCATTGAACCGGAAGCGTTTTACCCCCTTTGCGTGACAGTTTCTGTGATTTTACAAGTGCTGTTTTTGCCGCTGTTAGGCGCATTGGCCGATCTGACCAACCTCAAAAAGCGCCTGCTGATTTTGTTTGCCACCATTGGGGCGACGGCGACGATTTTGCTGGGGCTGGTAAGCAGCGGTGACGGCGTGGTGGCCGGTGGACTGCTGTTTATTCTGGCGAATTTTTCCTTTGGCGCGGCGGTCGTCTTTTACAATGCCTACCTGCCGGACATTGCCCCTCCGGAAGCCCAAGACCGGATTAGTTCGCTCGGTTTTGCTTATGGGTATGTGGGTGGCGGGCTGCTGCTGGCGTTGAATCTGGCGCTATTTCAACTGTTGGCCGACACGGCCGTCGCCGTTCGTCTCTCCCTCGCCAGCGCCGGGGTATGGTGGCTGGGATTTACCTGGTTGTACCCCAAACGGCGATTGGTGGAAAGGCAAACGGCCGTTGCCCTGCCACCAGGCGCCAACTTCCTTACCCACAGCATCCGCCAGTTTGCCCAAACCCTGCGCGACATGTTCTGCCATCACCCGCGCACCCTGCAATTCCTCATCGCCTATCTCATCTACAACGACGGCATCATGACCGTCAACACCGTCGCCGCTATCTTCGCCGCCTCGGAATTGGGGATGGGGCCAGAGCAGTTGGTGGGTATCATCCTGATGATTCAATTTATGGCTGCCTTGGGCGCGCTGTTCTTCAACAAAGTGGCCGGCCGTATCGGCGCCAAGTGGACAGTGATCATCACCCTGTTCGGCTGGACCGGCGTTCTCCTGTACGCCTACGGCTGGCTGACGACGCCGGAACAGGTGTGGGGCTGGGCCGCGGCCGAGGCGTTGGTCCTGGGCAGTTCGCAGGCGCTCAGTCGTTCGCTGTTTGCCAAGATGGCGCCAACCGGGCAGGAATCCGCCTATTTTGGGCTGTACGAGATCAGCGAACGGGGCACGTCATGGGTGGGGCCGCTCATCTTTTTTCTGGCGGTGCAGCTTACCGGCAGCGCGCGCGCCGCCCTGCTGCCCCTGACCGCCTTCTTTGTCATCGGCGCGATCATTCTGTTCTTCACCGATGTGCGTCAGGCCATCCTGGATGCCGGCAATGAAGCGCCCATCCGGGTTTGA
- a CDS encoding TVP38/TMEM64 family protein translates to MFIQLPAVNNVMSERGNGRFPLILKLGSVAIGAGLLFWFRQPIGDMLAIVSDRQAVAVYLSQFGLLAPLLLGLILALQVIVAAIPGHALMVGGGYVLGFATAFWINLAATVLGSQFAFLLARWAGRPLVEKLAPVDMLNKWYDVSSRKGLLFFLFAFMIPIFPADVMNYIAGLSSLSARRFFVANLLGRLPGVVLMTAVGAYGFQLSTSVWIGIAIAGIVMLSAWRIFFGQKSQEITG, encoded by the coding sequence GTGTTCATTCAACTGCCTGCCGTCAATAACGTGATGTCTGAAAGGGGAAACGGCCGTTTCCCCCTCATCCTCAAACTAGGCAGCGTCGCCATCGGGGCGGGTCTGTTGTTCTGGTTCCGCCAACCCATCGGCGATATGTTGGCCATCGTCAGCGACCGGCAGGCTGTCGCCGTCTACCTGTCTCAGTTCGGCCTGTTGGCCCCGCTGCTGCTGGGTCTCATTCTGGCGCTGCAAGTGATTGTGGCCGCCATCCCCGGCCACGCCCTGATGGTTGGCGGCGGGTACGTACTCGGCTTTGCCACCGCGTTCTGGATCAATCTGGCGGCGACGGTGTTGGGCAGCCAGTTCGCGTTTCTGTTGGCACGATGGGCGGGACGGCCGTTAGTGGAAAAGCTGGCCCCGGTAGACATGCTGAATAAATGGTACGACGTCTCGTCCCGAAAAGGGCTGCTTTTCTTCCTGTTCGCCTTCATGATTCCCATCTTCCCCGCCGACGTGATGAACTACATCGCCGGACTAAGCTCCCTTTCGGCGCGCCGCTTTTTTGTCGCTAATTTGCTGGGTCGCCTGCCCGGTGTGGTGTTGATGACGGCCGTTGGCGCTTACGGCTTTCAACTCTCGACCAGCGTCTGGATCGGCATCGCCATCGCCGGGATCGTGATGTTAAGCGCCTGGCGCATCTTTTTCGGCCAAAAAAGTCAGGAAATAACGGGTTGA